A part of Myxococcus landrumus genomic DNA contains:
- a CDS encoding NAD(P)H-dependent glycerol-3-phosphate dehydrogenase, which yields MRGSVIGSGSFGTALANVLAVNCEEVRLWGREQSVVDSINTRHENPTYLPGIPISERVRATRDLEEALTGSELVVLATPSHATREVLARAKDFLPSHVPIVTVSKGIENETLLTMTELLEDCLPESFHPYIAVLSGPSFAKELARRMPTVVTIASHWDKVAVRCQKALQTETFRSYTSTDVVGVQYGGALKNVIAIAAGMADGLGMGHNARAAIITRGLAEITRLAVRKGANPLTLSGLSGMGDLVLTCTGELSRNRHVGMELGKGRKLEDILSQMKEVAEGVKTARSARDLSLKTGVELPICQQVYLIAYEGKNAKSAVVDLMTRQPKSELV from the coding sequence ATGCGAGGCAGTGTCATCGGCTCCGGCTCTTTCGGTACGGCCCTGGCGAACGTGCTGGCGGTGAACTGCGAGGAGGTCCGTCTCTGGGGCCGCGAGCAGTCGGTGGTGGACTCCATCAACACCCGGCATGAGAACCCCACCTACCTGCCGGGCATCCCCATCTCCGAGCGCGTGCGCGCCACCCGGGACTTGGAGGAGGCGCTGACGGGCTCGGAGCTGGTGGTGCTGGCCACGCCGAGCCACGCCACGCGCGAGGTGCTGGCCCGCGCCAAGGACTTCCTGCCGAGCCACGTGCCCATCGTCACGGTGTCCAAGGGCATCGAGAACGAGACGCTGCTGACGATGACGGAGCTGTTGGAGGACTGCCTGCCGGAGTCGTTCCACCCGTACATCGCCGTGCTGTCCGGACCCAGCTTCGCCAAGGAGCTGGCGCGGCGCATGCCCACGGTGGTGACCATCGCGTCGCACTGGGACAAGGTGGCGGTGCGTTGCCAGAAGGCGCTCCAGACGGAGACCTTCCGCAGCTACACGTCCACGGACGTGGTGGGCGTGCAGTACGGCGGCGCGCTGAAGAACGTCATCGCCATCGCCGCGGGCATGGCGGATGGCCTGGGCATGGGCCACAACGCGCGCGCGGCCATCATCACGCGCGGCCTGGCGGAAATCACCCGGCTGGCGGTGCGCAAGGGCGCCAACCCCCTGACGCTGTCGGGCCTGTCCGGCATGGGCGACCTGGTGCTGACGTGTACGGGTGAGTTGAGCCGCAACCGTCACGTGGGCATGGAGCTGGGCAAGGGCCGGAAGTTGGAGGACATCCTTTCGCAGATGAAGGAAGTCGCGGAGGGCGTGAAGACGGCGCGCAGCGCGAGGGACTTGTCGCTCAAGACGGGCGTGGAGCTGCCCATCTGCCAGCAGGTCTACCTGATTGCCTACGAGGGCAAGAACGCGAAGTCGGCGGTGGTGGACCTGATGACCCGTCAGCCCAAGTCGGAGCTCGTGTGA